In the genome of Treponema pedis, one region contains:
- a CDS encoding 2-dehydropantoate 2-reductase, producing the protein MKVIIAGTGAMGATYGSMLKKAGNDVKFLDLWQDNIDAINKKGIEFINLGKKEILEASAYRPSEVHDTADLIIVFTKSMQLKEMLSDIKHLFSDKTGVLCLLNGLGHIDTLKEFVKPENILMGVTVLTAGMKGPGVFEVTNYGNTEIQNITESGKERVLKVVETINNSGLPAVYSSDILFSIWRKACINGTMNACCTLLDCNMRKLGKVNHCRELLGTIVEEFSAVAEKEGVNLNVKEITDLVCWYTTEKFKGVDHYPSMHQDLIQKNRKTEIDYLNGYVSKKGKEYGINTKFCDLITILIHGRESVLIGEGK; encoded by the coding sequence ATGAAGGTTATAATTGCCGGAACCGGAGCGATGGGTGCAACATACGGGTCTATGTTGAAAAAAGCGGGAAATGATGTAAAATTTTTGGATTTATGGCAGGATAATATAGATGCTATAAATAAAAAAGGAATTGAATTTATCAATTTAGGGAAAAAGGAAATTCTTGAGGCGTCTGCATATAGACCGAGTGAAGTACATGATACTGCGGATTTAATTATTGTATTTACCAAATCAATGCAGCTAAAAGAAATGCTTTCGGATATAAAACATTTGTTTTCCGATAAGACCGGCGTGTTATGTTTATTAAACGGGTTGGGACATATAGATACCTTAAAAGAATTTGTTAAACCTGAGAATATTTTGATGGGTGTTACGGTTCTGACAGCCGGAATGAAGGGGCCGGGTGTGTTTGAAGTTACAAATTATGGAAATACTGAAATACAAAATATTACCGAATCTGGAAAAGAGCGGGTTTTGAAAGTTGTTGAAACTATAAATAATTCAGGGCTGCCGGCAGTATATTCAAGCGATATTTTATTTTCGATTTGGAGAAAGGCTTGTATAAACGGAACGATGAATGCCTGTTGTACACTTCTTGATTGTAATATGCGTAAACTTGGAAAAGTAAATCACTGTAGAGAGTTGCTGGGTACTATAGTCGAAGAGTTTTCCGCTGTTGCTGAAAAAGAGGGCGTTAACTTAAATGTAAAAGAAATAACGGACCTTGTATGCTGGTATACAACCGAAAAGTTTAAGGGTGTGGACCACTATCCGTCTATGCACCAGGATTTAATTCAAAAAAATAGAAAGACGGAGATTGACTATTTAAACGGATATGTTTCAAAAAAAGGAAAAGAGTACGGTATTAATACTAAATTTTGCGATTTAATAACCATTCTTATACACGGCAGAGAAAGTGTGTTAATTGGGGAGGGTAAATAA
- a CDS encoding PTS transporter subunit IIC, which yields MEKKLLGKDFVTKILNGTAIGIVVALIPNAVLGGLFKFLAGYHPLFGMLAQICSNIQWLVAPMIGFLVGLQFGFNPMKSAIISAAAWIGSGALIPLSDGMYKIGLGDLINVMLIAALAVYVTILLGEKLGSLTIVLQPIIVGAGVGFIGLLILPYIQYISTAIGNVINSFTTLQPILMCALIAMSFSVLIVSPISTVAIGIAIGLTGLASGAANIGVASTASVLVIGSWKVNKAGVTIAVGMGGMKMMMPNIVKYPIMLLPVLTTSLISGITVKILGIMGDKVSAGFGYVGLVGPIKAMSEYTAQGISSSYAIIYIIIAYFVIPFGIGLLSHIFYTKILKLYNGTIYEFQG from the coding sequence ATGGAAAAAAAACTTCTCGGAAAAGATTTTGTTACTAAAATATTAAACGGGACTGCAATAGGTATAGTAGTTGCATTGATACCAAATGCGGTATTAGGAGGTTTGTTTAAATTTTTGGCCGGGTACCACCCTCTGTTCGGTATGTTGGCTCAAATTTGTTCAAATATACAATGGCTTGTCGCTCCTATGATAGGTTTTTTGGTGGGATTACAGTTCGGTTTTAATCCGATGAAATCCGCTATTATATCGGCAGCCGCGTGGATAGGTTCGGGAGCCTTAATTCCGTTATCCGACGGTATGTATAAAATAGGATTAGGTGATTTAATAAATGTTATGTTAATTGCGGCTCTGGCTGTATATGTTACTATCCTTTTAGGTGAAAAATTGGGGTCATTAACAATAGTATTACAACCTATAATAGTAGGTGCCGGTGTAGGTTTTATAGGTCTTTTAATATTACCTTATATTCAATATATATCTACGGCTATAGGTAATGTGATTAATTCTTTTACTACTTTACAACCTATACTTATGTGTGCTCTGATAGCTATGTCTTTTTCCGTATTGATAGTCTCTCCTATATCTACAGTTGCTATAGGTATTGCAATAGGCTTAACGGGGCTTGCAAGCGGAGCTGCAAATATAGGTGTTGCTTCTACGGCTTCCGTATTGGTTATAGGCTCATGGAAGGTAAATAAAGCGGGAGTTACTATCGCCGTAGGTATGGGCGGAATGAAAATGATGATGCCTAATATCGTCAAATACCCTATAATGCTTTTACCCGTTTTAACGACTTCTCTGATTTCGGGTATAACCGTTAAGATATTGGGAATAATGGGTGATAAGGTAAGCGCCGGGTTCGGATATGTGGGGCTTGTAGGTCCTATAAAAGCAATGTCGGAATATACGGCGCAAGGTATCAGTTCATCTTATGCGATTATTTATATAATAATTGCATATTTTGTAATTCCGTTTGGAATAGGCTTATTATCTCATATATTTTACACTAAGATATTAAAGCTATACAATGGAACAATATATGAATTTCAAGGTTAG
- the bamA gene encoding outer membrane protein assembly factor BamA, which translates to MLKKKVAFIILAAVTISCFAQAAEGWYNGKSIVNIQFKGLHTVNSAELDEVFKQYKGKPFSDDLYWEILQKIYALDYFNNIESKALPADNEYSSVYLEFVVTEKPAVKNIVFIGINQVGKSDLLSAASLKKGDIYNEAAMQNDTRAIKAKYVEKGFTKAEVSAKAVEDKENNAVTIEYTVTEGKMSVITAIKFEGNSKFPEKAIKKVLVSKEAGFLQKGAFQEAALQDDKNAIKMFYGEKGYIDAHVESIKKDVDSESDPLKEKITLTYVIMEGDQFKYTGVNFSGNYLFSSEELTKRLNMKTGEVFNSVKFERGFLSVIELYFENGYTSNYIDKKEERNEAAKEIGYTITIVERERSHVEKIIIKGNKKTKDYVILREMLLKEGDVFSKTKFVNSFRNLYNLRYFSSVVPDVQQGSEQDLVDVVVNVEEQNTATVNFGISFSGVSDASTFPMSVFTQWEERNLMGTGRELSAGLNASPDTQSLTLGFTENWFLGTPLSVGFTFSATHKKLYTYSDSKYPIGIIDSGNPLSNDVSLADAYKMKYDRLEFDFGINSGYRWFPKFATVTLKGGINFGIVKNFYNNKLYRPFEIAVRSQQAKWSLNNALWTQVSLDDRDVAHDPSRGWFLSQRFTFVGVLPKVEDEYYFKSDTKAEVYFTLLDYPVSDIWNLKFVLGFYSGFSFQVPTTKRAISWENRLNIDGMFIGRGWLGLGYEERGNVMQNNWIEFRWPLAHGILSFDFFFDAVAVKKDIRDLKSLHINDYYFSFGPGLRFSIQQFPLRLMFANTFKSINGKPVWGNGKKADWRFVISFNIPNI; encoded by the coding sequence ATGTTAAAGAAAAAAGTTGCGTTTATAATTTTAGCAGCCGTTACAATTTCCTGTTTTGCTCAGGCGGCGGAAGGCTGGTATAACGGTAAGTCCATTGTTAATATTCAGTTTAAAGGACTTCATACCGTAAATTCCGCGGAATTGGACGAAGTTTTTAAACAGTATAAAGGCAAGCCCTTTTCTGATGACTTATATTGGGAAATTTTACAAAAAATTTATGCTTTGGATTATTTTAATAATATAGAATCTAAGGCTCTTCCCGCCGATAACGAATATTCTTCGGTTTATTTGGAATTTGTTGTAACCGAAAAACCCGCCGTTAAAAATATAGTTTTTATAGGTATAAACCAGGTAGGAAAGTCCGATTTGCTTTCCGCGGCAAGCTTGAAAAAGGGCGATATTTATAATGAAGCCGCTATGCAAAACGATACGCGCGCAATTAAGGCCAAGTACGTGGAAAAAGGCTTTACAAAGGCGGAAGTTTCCGCAAAAGCCGTAGAGGATAAAGAAAATAATGCCGTAACAATAGAATATACCGTTACCGAAGGAAAAATGTCCGTTATTACCGCTATTAAGTTTGAAGGTAACTCCAAATTCCCCGAAAAAGCGATAAAAAAGGTTTTAGTTTCAAAAGAAGCCGGGTTTCTTCAAAAAGGGGCTTTTCAGGAAGCCGCCTTACAGGACGATAAAAACGCAATTAAAATGTTTTACGGAGAAAAGGGCTATATAGACGCTCATGTTGAAAGCATAAAAAAAGACGTCGATTCGGAAAGCGACCCTTTAAAAGAAAAGATAACTCTAACTTATGTAATTATGGAAGGAGACCAATTTAAATATACGGGAGTAAATTTCAGCGGCAATTATCTTTTTTCTTCCGAAGAGCTTACTAAAAGACTTAATATGAAAACGGGAGAGGTTTTTAATTCGGTAAAATTTGAGAGGGGGTTTTTATCCGTTATAGAATTATATTTTGAAAACGGATATACCAGCAATTACATAGATAAAAAAGAAGAGCGTAACGAGGCTGCAAAAGAAATAGGTTATACAATTACTATTGTTGAACGGGAACGAAGCCATGTTGAAAAAATAATAATAAAAGGCAATAAAAAAACGAAAGATTATGTTATTTTGCGCGAAATGCTTTTAAAAGAAGGCGATGTTTTCAGTAAAACAAAATTTGTAAACAGTTTTAGGAATTTGTACAATTTGCGGTATTTTTCGTCGGTTGTACCCGATGTACAGCAAGGCTCCGAACAGGACTTGGTCGATGTAGTTGTAAATGTAGAAGAACAAAATACGGCTACCGTAAACTTCGGTATAAGTTTTTCAGGCGTTTCTGACGCTTCAACATTTCCTATGTCGGTTTTTACTCAATGGGAAGAAAGAAATTTAATGGGAACGGGCAGGGAGCTTTCCGCCGGTTTAAATGCTTCTCCGGATACACAAAGCCTTACCTTGGGATTTACGGAAAATTGGTTTTTAGGAACACCTCTTTCAGTCGGGTTTACATTTTCGGCTACTCATAAAAAGCTGTATACTTATTCGGACTCGAAATATCCTATCGGTATAATAGACAGCGGAAATCCTTTAAGTAATGATGTTTCTCTTGCTGACGCATATAAAATGAAGTACGACAGACTGGAATTCGATTTCGGTATAAATTCCGGTTATAGATGGTTTCCCAAATTTGCAACCGTTACTTTAAAAGGCGGAATCAATTTCGGTATCGTTAAAAATTTTTATAATAATAAGCTGTATCGGCCCTTTGAAATTGCCGTACGCAGCCAGCAGGCAAAGTGGAGTTTAAATAATGCTTTATGGACTCAAGTGTCTTTAGACGATAGAGATGTCGCTCATGACCCGTCAAGGGGCTGGTTTTTGAGCCAAAGGTTTACCTTTGTAGGAGTGCTTCCTAAGGTTGAAGATGAATATTATTTTAAATCCGATACAAAGGCGGAGGTTTATTTTACTTTATTGGATTATCCGGTTTCGGATATTTGGAATTTAAAATTCGTTCTCGGATTTTATTCGGGCTTTTCGTTCCAAGTGCCTACTACAAAAAGGGCTATAAGCTGGGAAAACAGACTTAATATAGACGGAATGTTTATAGGACGCGGCTGGCTTGGGCTCGGATACGAAGAGCGGGGAAACGTTATGCAAAATAACTGGATAGAATTCAGATGGCCGCTTGCACACGGAATTCTTTCTTTCGACTTTTTCTTTGATGCCGTTGCGGTTAAAAAGGATATACGGGACTTAAAAAGTTTACATATAAACGATTATTATTTCAGTTTCGGTCCGGGCTTAAGATTTTCCATTCAGCAATTCCCCTTACGCTTAATGTTTGCAAATACATTTAAGTCGATAAACGGAAAACCGGTTTGGGGAAACGGAAAAAAAGCCGACTGGCGGTTTGTAATTTCATTTAATATACCTAATATTTAA
- a CDS encoding OmpH family outer membrane protein — translation MNKKVISGILLLFIFICAGFAQQITRFAVVDTSAIFDTFRRDSKSARDYKEKQEKYTAKTKELSDEIVKLRQKKVDAVAANKESVAQKYEEQIKSKVAFLQEYVKACNDELEMLKRDLINDDEFYSSLYEAIKRVAETEGYTMVLTLQQSIGIIWYSPTVDITDKVIQELKK, via the coding sequence ATGAACAAAAAGGTTATCAGCGGAATTCTTTTGTTGTTTATTTTTATCTGTGCGGGCTTTGCACAGCAAATTACGCGGTTTGCGGTTGTAGATACTTCCGCAATTTTCGATACTTTTAGGCGGGATTCCAAATCCGCACGGGATTATAAAGAAAAGCAGGAAAAATATACCGCAAAGACAAAAGAACTTTCCGATGAAATTGTAAAACTGCGTCAAAAAAAGGTTGATGCGGTTGCGGCGAATAAGGAAAGTGTTGCTCAAAAATACGAAGAGCAAATTAAATCCAAGGTGGCATTTTTGCAGGAATATGTAAAAGCCTGTAATGACGAACTTGAAATGCTTAAGCGGGATTTAATTAACGATGATGAATTTTATTCTTCACTTTATGAAGCGATTAAGCGGGTTGCGGAAACAGAAGGCTATACTATGGTTTTAACATTGCAGCAAAGCATAGGTATAATTTGGTACAGCCCGACCGTGGATATAACCGATAAAGTAATTCAGGAATTAAAAAAATAA
- the mutS gene encoding DNA mismatch repair protein MutS, producing the protein MMRQYFDIKSKHKDEILFFRLGDFYEMFYDEAVEVSRLLNLTLTKRAEVPMCGVPYHAAKIYISRLLRAGKKVAICEQITEPVAGGLTERQVVEVITPGTVAEEDFLEQGSDNYLAAIYCSNKKTQGCCGSDFYAGFAYIDITTGNFYATSFPKSDFNEQFLKEIGRVAPKEILIQQSLQAEFPLFKKMLSEYPQMLQNFYPDWSFNPEQAEKRLCGLFGTENLKGFSLNTDSPEIPPAALLVQYLEETSFKNIPHISGIKIYTESDFVSLDDSTRKNLELVYNLRDNTTAYTLFEAVNYTRTAMGQRLLRRRINYPLNKKSEIDKRLEKVDCLYRDQKTAAAVYGNLSSILDIERLSGRIAMKKTHGKDLLALKQSLEAVMKIGSLLKEKNFQFLQISAEEETSLFEMHALLEASINEECTVSFTDGRLIKKGFSEEADRLKSLKENAHGILEEYLYQERKSTGINNLKIKYNRMMGYFLEVSLGNVSAVPDYFIRQRSLANVDRFTTEKLKQIEDDINSAEENLIEIEKKLFAEVCSKIMLKNKLLNKLAEEIAELDVSHSFAKAAVLNAWTRPELVDYAGVLNIVNGRHPVVEKHLPSGEFVPNSILLSSDTEKTCGETKSEIPSFALITGPNMAGKSTFLRQTALIALLAQIGSFVPAEKAEISPVDKIFCRVGASDNLARGESTFLVEMTETAYILNSATKNSLVIMDEVGRGTSTEDGLAIAQAVSEYLLNKIGAKTLFATHYHELSRLEHKRMTNLKLEVLEADGKIVFLKKVTSGAAESSYGIHVAGLAGIPEEVLRRAENLLHAAVQLKKNASYIENTSASAEPQNTESISLFSEEEMILNELLSVNTDNITPLEALQIISGWKSKLLGR; encoded by the coding sequence ATGATGAGGCAATACTTCGATATAAAATCGAAGCACAAAGATGAGATTCTTTTTTTTAGGCTCGGCGATTTTTATGAAATGTTTTACGATGAGGCTGTTGAAGTAAGCCGACTCTTAAATTTAACTCTCACAAAAAGAGCCGAAGTTCCTATGTGCGGCGTGCCGTATCATGCCGCAAAAATTTATATTTCCCGTCTTTTGCGTGCCGGGAAAAAAGTTGCTATTTGCGAACAAATAACGGAACCTGTTGCCGGCGGTTTAACCGAAAGACAGGTAGTTGAAGTAATTACTCCCGGTACGGTTGCCGAAGAAGATTTTTTGGAGCAGGGCTCCGATAATTATCTTGCGGCAATTTATTGCTCAAACAAAAAGACTCAAGGCTGCTGCGGTTCGGATTTTTATGCCGGCTTTGCATACATAGATATTACCACCGGTAATTTTTATGCAACTTCTTTTCCGAAATCCGATTTTAACGAACAATTTTTAAAAGAAATAGGAAGAGTGGCTCCTAAAGAAATTTTAATTCAACAGTCTTTACAAGCCGAATTTCCGTTGTTTAAAAAGATGCTTTCGGAATATCCTCAAATGCTGCAAAACTTTTATCCTGATTGGAGTTTTAACCCGGAGCAGGCGGAAAAAAGGCTTTGCGGTTTATTCGGTACCGAAAATCTTAAAGGATTTTCTCTTAATACCGATTCTCCCGAAATTCCTCCCGCCGCCCTGCTTGTGCAATATTTGGAAGAAACTTCCTTTAAAAATATTCCGCATATTTCAGGTATTAAAATTTACACCGAAAGCGATTTTGTTTCTCTTGACGATTCCACACGGAAAAATTTGGAGCTGGTTTATAATCTTAGGGATAACACTACCGCTTACACCTTATTTGAAGCCGTAAACTATACCCGAACGGCAATGGGACAAAGATTGCTTAGGAGGCGGATAAATTATCCTCTTAACAAAAAAAGCGAAATAGATAAGCGGCTTGAAAAAGTTGACTGTTTATATCGGGACCAAAAAACAGCGGCGGCGGTTTACGGAAACCTTTCATCGATTTTGGATATAGAACGTTTATCCGGAAGAATTGCAATGAAAAAAACACACGGTAAAGATTTACTTGCTTTAAAACAAAGTTTGGAAGCCGTGATGAAAATAGGCTCTTTACTGAAAGAGAAAAATTTTCAATTTTTACAAATAAGCGCTGAAGAAGAGACTTCTCTTTTTGAAATGCACGCTCTCCTTGAAGCTTCAATAAATGAAGAATGTACCGTTTCGTTTACGGACGGAAGGTTAATTAAAAAGGGGTTTTCGGAAGAGGCCGACCGTTTAAAATCGTTGAAAGAAAACGCACACGGCATTCTTGAAGAGTATCTTTATCAAGAGCGAAAATCTACGGGAATTAACAATTTAAAAATTAAATATAACCGAATGATGGGCTATTTTTTGGAAGTTTCACTTGGAAATGTTTCGGCAGTGCCCGATTATTTTATAAGACAGCGCTCTCTTGCAAATGTAGACAGGTTTACTACCGAAAAATTAAAGCAAATTGAAGACGATATAAACAGTGCCGAAGAAAATTTAATTGAAATAGAAAAAAAATTATTTGCGGAAGTTTGTTCAAAAATTATGCTAAAAAATAAACTTTTAAATAAACTTGCCGAAGAAATTGCGGAGCTGGACGTAAGCCATTCTTTTGCTAAAGCTGCCGTTTTGAATGCATGGACCAGACCCGAACTTGTAGATTATGCCGGTGTTTTAAACATAGTAAACGGCAGGCATCCTGTTGTAGAAAAACATTTGCCTTCAGGTGAATTCGTGCCTAATTCCATTTTACTTTCTTCCGATACTGAAAAAACATGCGGCGAGACAAAGTCGGAAATACCTTCTTTTGCGCTTATTACCGGTCCGAATATGGCCGGAAAAAGCACGTTTTTACGGCAAACTGCCCTAATTGCATTGCTTGCGCAAATCGGCTCTTTTGTTCCTGCGGAAAAGGCGGAAATAAGCCCCGTAGATAAAATATTTTGCCGTGTAGGCGCGTCCGATAATTTAGCGCGCGGAGAATCCACATTTTTAGTGGAAATGACTGAAACCGCCTATATTCTCAATTCGGCTACAAAAAACAGTTTGGTTATTATGGACGAAGTCGGCAGGGGAACTTCTACCGAAGACGGGCTTGCAATTGCGCAAGCCGTAAGCGAATATCTTTTAAATAAAATAGGAGCGAAAACTCTTTTTGCAACGCATTATCATGAGCTTTCCCGCCTTGAACATAAACGTATGACTAATTTAAAATTGGAAGTTCTTGAGGCGGACGGAAAAATCGTATTTTTAAAAAAAGTTACGAGCGGCGCCGCCGAAAGCTCTTACGGCATTCACGTTGCGGGCTTGGCAGGTATCCCTGAAGAAGTTTTAAGGAGGGCCGAAAATCTTTTACATGCGGCCGTTCAATTAAAAAAGAATGCCTCCTATATTGAAAATACCTCCGCTTCTGCGGAACCTCAAAATACCGAAAGTATTTCACTTTTTAGCGAAGAAGAAATGATTCTTAACGAATTGCTTTCGGTAAATACGGATAATATTACGCCTCTTGAAGCCTTACAGATAATTTCAGGCTGGAAGTCAAAACTTTTAGGAAGGTAA
- the grdC gene encoding glycine/sarcosine/betaine reductase complex component C subunit beta → MAKVAIKGASYVLVHAPDLLLHNGSTQTGTRLANPEDEYLKAIPSRLRSFEDAVNYPPNQVYIGNMAPEDLEKIPEPWFKDAKKASTAGKFGEIMQQAEFYILMKHADVFELVYFSKEFTREAEKLIANHEIMKSQGIKLGEGHDIAEIQKMVDSHTAEGLYEKGKLIGCVKQAHDTDENLSAHTMLENLATKASGILSAWHMGKLEGINMSEVEYIIECSEEAAGDVNQRGGGNIAKAVGEKSGCVNATGSDVRGFCAAPVHAIIHAAALVGSGIFKNVMVVSGGSVPKLGMNGKDHVKKELPLLEDMIGGFAVMLSADDGKNPVINTEIVGKHVISSGSSPQAVMSVLVYDPLNNAGLKISDIEKYSAELQNHEITAPAGAGNVPEANVKMIAALGVMKGQVEKAEIANFVKKHGVVGFAPTQGHIPSGVPFIGHARRDMLAGKLKNTMIIGKGSLFLGRLTNLFDGLSFVIQANDGKGSASAGSDEAGIKKIVAEAMRDVAENILKSQN, encoded by the coding sequence ATGGCAAAAGTCGCTATCAAGGGAGCAAGCTATGTTTTAGTTCACGCTCCGGATCTTCTTTTACACAACGGTTCAACTCAAACGGGTACAAGGCTTGCAAACCCTGAGGATGAATATTTAAAGGCAATTCCGAGCCGATTACGCAGTTTTGAAGACGCTGTAAATTACCCGCCTAATCAGGTTTATATCGGTAATATGGCTCCTGAGGATTTGGAAAAAATTCCCGAACCTTGGTTTAAGGACGCAAAAAAAGCAAGTACTGCGGGAAAATTCGGTGAAATTATGCAGCAGGCCGAATTTTATATTTTAATGAAACATGCCGACGTCTTTGAGCTCGTTTATTTTTCAAAAGAATTTACACGGGAAGCGGAAAAACTTATTGCAAATCACGAGATTATGAAAAGCCAAGGCATTAAACTCGGTGAAGGCCATGATATTGCGGAAATTCAAAAAATGGTAGACTCTCATACTGCAGAAGGTCTTTACGAAAAGGGAAAGCTCATAGGCTGCGTAAAACAGGCTCACGATACCGATGAAAATTTAAGTGCGCATACAATGCTTGAAAACCTTGCAACAAAGGCTTCAGGAATTCTTTCGGCATGGCACATGGGTAAACTTGAAGGAATCAATATGTCCGAAGTGGAATACATTATCGAGTGTTCCGAAGAAGCGGCGGGAGATGTAAACCAGCGCGGCGGCGGCAATATAGCCAAGGCTGTCGGAGAAAAATCTGGCTGTGTAAATGCAACAGGTTCGGACGTACGCGGGTTTTGTGCGGCGCCGGTTCACGCGATTATCCATGCAGCCGCCTTGGTAGGTTCCGGAATCTTTAAAAACGTAATGGTAGTTTCGGGCGGTTCGGTACCTAAACTCGGTATGAACGGAAAAGACCATGTAAAAAAAGAGCTTCCTCTTTTGGAAGATATGATAGGCGGTTTTGCCGTTATGCTCAGTGCCGATGACGGAAAAAATCCGGTTATCAATACCGAAATTGTCGGAAAGCATGTTATTTCTTCGGGTTCTTCTCCTCAGGCTGTTATGAGCGTTTTGGTTTACGACCCTCTTAACAATGCGGGTTTAAAAATAAGCGATATTGAAAAATATTCCGCAGAGCTTCAAAACCATGAAATTACTGCCCCCGCCGGAGCGGGAAATGTCCCCGAGGCGAATGTAAAAATGATTGCAGCCTTAGGCGTTATGAAAGGTCAAGTTGAAAAAGCGGAAATTGCGAATTTCGTAAAAAAACACGGAGTTGTAGGTTTCGCTCCCACACAGGGGCATATTCCTTCGGGAGTTCCCTTTATAGGACATGCAAGACGGGATATGCTTGCAGGCAAGTTAAAAAACACGATGATAATCGGAAAGGGAAGTTTGTTCCTCGGCCGTCTTACAAACCTTTTTGACGGTTTAAGTTTTGTAATTCAAGCTAACGACGGAAAGGGCTCCGCTTCTGCAGGTTCCGATGAAGCGGGAATTAAAAAGATTGTTGCCGAAGCAATGCGTGATGTAGCCGAAAATATCCTCAAATCGCAAAACTAG
- the grdD gene encoding glycine/sarcosine/betaine reductase complex component C subunit alpha — translation MADKKQIADLFLGLADGLEGGSFAGRFPIGLTVPGSEHGEGELILAAELAAKNNPDLDIVLIGGQPAAGFKHFPADTLEDAHKEMERLFKEGTIKACVTMHYNFPLGVSTVGKVVTPGRGREMIIATTTGTTDANRYKAMLLNAVGGIAVAKASGIQEPTVGLLNIDGIAVIEKALNKLKEKGYNVRYTESNRADGGVRMRGNDLLQGTPDVMVCDTLTGNLLIKLFSSFVTGGSYEGSGFGYGPCIGTGYDDVVGIISRASGAPAIAGALKFVAECARRNVHGIYAEELKAAKKAGLTELLEDMPGAKPPAASQNTEVTAPAKKTVDAGIPGIDVIEIEDACKALWKEGIYAETGMGCTGPVIMVSGEDIVKAKDILHKADYI, via the coding sequence ATGGCGGATAAAAAACAAATTGCCGATTTATTTTTAGGTCTTGCCGACGGTTTGGAAGGAGGTTCCTTTGCAGGCCGTTTTCCGATAGGGTTGACCGTTCCCGGCAGTGAACACGGAGAAGGAGAGCTTATTTTAGCTGCCGAACTCGCCGCAAAAAACAATCCCGATTTGGATATTGTCCTTATCGGAGGACAGCCGGCGGCAGGTTTTAAACATTTTCCGGCAGATACTCTTGAAGATGCTCATAAAGAAATGGAGCGTCTTTTTAAAGAAGGCACGATAAAGGCTTGCGTAACTATGCACTATAATTTTCCTTTAGGTGTAAGCACTGTAGGAAAGGTTGTAACGCCGGGAAGGGGCCGCGAGATGATTATCGCCACCACTACGGGAACTACCGACGCAAACCGCTACAAGGCGATGCTTTTAAATGCCGTCGGAGGAATCGCGGTTGCAAAAGCTTCGGGTATTCAAGAGCCTACTGTAGGTCTTCTTAACATTGACGGTATAGCCGTTATAGAAAAAGCCTTAAACAAACTTAAAGAAAAAGGTTATAATGTACGTTATACCGAATCGAACAGGGCTGACGGCGGTGTACGAATGAGGGGAAACGACCTTTTGCAGGGAACTCCCGATGTTATGGTTTGCGATACTTTAACAGGGAACTTGCTTATAAAGCTTTTTTCTTCGTTTGTAACGGGCGGAAGCTATGAGGGTTCAGGGTTCGGATACGGCCCCTGTATAGGTACCGGCTATGATGATGTTGTAGGTATTATTTCCAGAGCTTCCGGAGCTCCTGCAATTGCAGGTGCCTTAAAATTCGTTGCCGAATGTGCAAGGCGCAATGTTCACGGAATATATGCGGAAGAGCTTAAAGCGGCAAAAAAAGCGGGCTTAACGGAACTTTTGGAAGATATGCCCGGTGCAAAACCTCCGGCAGCTTCCCAAAACACGGAAGTAACGGCTCCTGCAAAGAAAACGGTCGATGCGGGGATTCCGGGTATTGACGTTATCGAAATTGAAGATGCCTGCAAAGCTCTTTGGAAAGAGGGTATTTATGCCGAAACCGGAATGGGCTGTACCGGTCCCGTTATTATGGTAAGCGGAGAAGATATTGTAAAAGCAAAAGATATTTTACATAAAGCCGATTATATCTAA